The following nucleotide sequence is from Alkalihalobacillus sp. LMS39.
ACAACACCATGTTGTCACGCAAATAGTCAAATCCGAACTCATTATTTGTTCCGTACGTAATATCCGCACTATATGCTTCTTTCTTTTCTTCTTTAGAAAGCTCATTTAAGTTCAAACCAACCGTTAACCCAAGAAACTTATAAAGCTCCCCCATAATTTCGCAGTCACGGCGAGCAAGATATTCATTGACTGTAACGACGTGAACGCCTTTTCCTGTTAATGCGTTTAAATACACAGGCATTGTCGCAACGAGGGTTTTCCCTTCCCCTGTTTTCATCTCGGCGATATTTCCATGATGCAGAACAATCGCTCCAAGAATTTGCACAGGGTATGGTGTCATTTTTAACACACGAGTAGAGCCTTCACGAACAACCGCAAATGCTTCTGGTAATATTTTATCGAGTTTTTCACCATTGGCGATACGCTCTTTAAACTCCGCTGTTTTTTGACGAAGTCCATCATCCGATAGCTTCTTCATGTCATCAGCGTATGACTCAACTTGTTCAACTATTTTTTGATATTTCTTTAATTGCTTTTGACTCGGATCCCCAATTACTTTTTTTAATAATCCAATCATGCAGCCCTCGTCCTCTCTATTTTTACATTCATCGAAAACTTAGCTTAACCTTTCAACCGGTTTACATTGAACGCACCATAGTTCCCGTCAGAAACTTTACCCCTAATTTTAACAGTTTGAGCGCTCTGTTACAAGAAGCGGAATTCATAGTCCATAATAATTGAAAATCAAACAAACTTTCTCACAATTCAGGTATTTTTTAGGAGAATATATCCTCCTTTTTTCGATAGTTTATGATAAAATAAAGCCAATTCATTCATTATCCTACAAAAGGAGTTGAGTTTTGTGTCAAATATACGTAGTTTATTGTCACAAGAGCTTCAAACCGATCCATCCTTACTATTAAAAATTTCGGAAATTTCAGGTTTTAAAGAAGAAGAAATCAATTCCTTCCTAACGAATGAAACTGTCTTTTTAGACTTTGGAAAACTATTAGACGTCATAGATTCGTTCTTCCCAGAACAAGCAAACGACCTCATTGAACATTACATAAAATCATTAAATATAAATCACCCCACAGCCCAACAAGTTTTGGAATATGTTTTTATTAACCGATTAGATTATAGTTTCCCATTTCTGTATCGAATGATGGGTGCTAGTAATGAGGAAAATCAAAACTTTGCCTCTATTTACAAATTCCATTATGAAAATTACGCAAAACCATTTAAATATGATTTTCGTGAAACAAAAAGCTCTCCGACGTTGCATGCATTTAAAACAATTATGGAGGCCTATACGTTATACAAACAAGTTGATGTTCCTACACTTATTCGAAAAAAAGAATATGTAGAATATACAATTAACAATTTTGTAAAAGATGAATTCATTCGAAATTATTATCTTCTCCACCATTACCGCGTGTTAATGGGCATTATGCTTGACCAAAACGAAATTGAAGAATGCCGTAGAATGGCCAATGAAATTCTCCAGTTACGAAAAAGAGTCAGTTTGAATTTCGCAAATAATGCTTATCACTGCCTTGGAATTTCATATTTATTCGAGGATTATGACAAAGGCATTTATTATTTAAAGAAAACAAGAGATTTATATCGAAAGATGCCACAATTCCCAGATAGTGATATTCATAGTTCGATTAACCTTCATCAAATGTTATGGAACCGTGAACCAGAAGAATTACGGCCAAATAGTAACGTAATTGGAGATAAGCACGATATTGTCTTTTATTTTGTTCACAAACATGATTTCGAATCAGCAAAAGAGATTTTATTTAACATAGATGAATCAAAAATATCGCAACGGGATAGCGCTTTTCACTTTTATCTTAAAGGTATACTAGAAGATGATTCTGACCATCTCTACAAATCAATTATGTTATTTAAACAAATCGGTAATAAATTTTATATTCAATTACCGATTAATGAATTAAAGAAAAAAGGGATGAACCCGATTTTACTAGACACTCTTTTAATTAATTAGTATTGTCTTATTTCACATAATAAGGAGTTGAGTAATGTGCCAAATATACGTGATTTGTTGTCCAAACAGCTTCAAGCAAATCCTTCTTTGCATTTGAAAATATCGGAAATATCCGGACTCACGAAAGAAGAACTAGATAACTTTACGATGGATAAAACTATATTTTTAGACTTTGGAAAAATACTTGCCATTGTTAATTATGTTTGTCCTGAAGTTTCGTCTGAAGTTATTAAACAATATATCGAAACCTTAGACGTGAATCATCCCACTGCTCAACAAGTACTGGAGTATGTGTTCATTAATCGGTTCGATTATAGTTATTCATTTTTAAAGCGCATGATAAGAGCTTTAAATGAAGAGAACAAGTATTTTGCAACTGTGTACGAACAACACTATAAAGATTTAGGGCAACTGTTTCAATATGACATAAAGGAGGTTGCTAACTCACCAACACTTCACGCATTTAAGACGATTATGGAATTATATTCTTTGTTTCGACATGACCAAATCCCAACAATTATTAGAAAAAAAGATTATGTAGAATATACGATTAATCATTTTGTCCAAGATGAATTCATCCGAAACTACTATTTATTACATCACTATCGAATTCTAATGGCCATTCTACTTGATCAAAATGAAATAAATGAATGTAGAAGAATGGCAAATGAAATATTACATTTAAAAGACCGAGTCGGCCCAAACTTTTCAATAAATGCAAATCATGTATTAGGCATTTCATTCTTATTTGAGGACTATGATAAAGGTCTAGAGTACTTATATGAAACAAAAGAATTATATAGAAAGCGACCATCTAATGGTCACGATGGTGATATCCACAGTTCGATTAACCTACATCAAATAATGTGGAATCGTGAACCAGAAGACTTACGTCCGTCTAGTAAAAAACCATCAGATATACATGATATCGCACATTACTATATATCAAAAAACGAATTTGTTTTAGCTAATGAGATCCTGTCTAACATAAAAGAATCGGAATTATCGCAACGCGATAGTGCCTTTCACTTTTATTATAAAGGTATACTAGAAGATGATTCTGACCATCTCTACAAATCGATAATGTTATTTAAACAAATCGGAAATAAGTTTTATATTCAATTACCGATTAATGAATTAAAGAAAAAAGGGATGAACCCGATTTTACTAGACACTCTTTTAATTAATTAGTATTGTCTTATTTCACATAATAAGGAGTTGAGTAATGTGGCAAATATTCGTAAACTGTTGTCCGAGCAGCTTCAAGCAAATTCTTTTTTGTATTTAAAAATATCGGAAGTATCCGGTCTCAGCAAAGAAAGACTTGACGCCTTTCTTTTCGATAAAACTATATTTTTAGACTTCGGGAAATTACTAG
It contains:
- a CDS encoding AimR family lysis-lysogeny pheromone receptor, which encodes MPNIRDLLSKQLQANPSLHLKISEISGLTKEELDNFTMDKTIFLDFGKILAIVNYVCPEVSSEVIKQYIETLDVNHPTAQQVLEYVFINRFDYSYSFLKRMIRALNEENKYFATVYEQHYKDLGQLFQYDIKEVANSPTLHAFKTIMELYSLFRHDQIPTIIRKKDYVEYTINHFVQDEFIRNYYLLHHYRILMAILLDQNEINECRRMANEILHLKDRVGPNFSINANHVLGISFLFEDYDKGLEYLYETKELYRKRPSNGHDGDIHSSINLHQIMWNREPEDLRPSSKKPSDIHDIAHYYISKNEFVLANEILSNIKESELSQRDSAFHFYYKGILEDDSDHLYKSIMLFKQIGNKFYIQLPINELKKKGMNPILLDTLLIN
- a CDS encoding AimR family lysis-lysogeny pheromone receptor, whose product is MSNIRSLLSQELQTDPSLLLKISEISGFKEEEINSFLTNETVFLDFGKLLDVIDSFFPEQANDLIEHYIKSLNINHPTAQQVLEYVFINRLDYSFPFLYRMMGASNEENQNFASIYKFHYENYAKPFKYDFRETKSSPTLHAFKTIMEAYTLYKQVDVPTLIRKKEYVEYTINNFVKDEFIRNYYLLHHYRVLMGIMLDQNEIEECRRMANEILQLRKRVSLNFANNAYHCLGISYLFEDYDKGIYYLKKTRDLYRKMPQFPDSDIHSSINLHQMLWNREPEELRPNSNVIGDKHDIVFYFVHKHDFESAKEILFNIDESKISQRDSAFHFYLKGILEDDSDHLYKSIMLFKQIGNKFYIQLPINELKKKGMNPILLDTLLIN